The genomic segment GTCTTGCCGCCGCCAATCAACGTGCAACGACCCGGGGCCCGATATTCTTCGATCTGGTCGCGTAGCGCTCGGAGCGACGGACCAGCAACAGCGGCGATCGCGCACCCTATGCTGTCCAGAATGTTGCGCTTGAAAAGCTGCCGAATATCGGTTGCCAGGTGCTCCGGTCGGGCGGCAACTGCAAAGGCGCCGATCCGTTCAACGGCCGGGTGTGTCTCTGCCTGCCGCTTAGCTGTAATGAATTCAGTCATACTAGCCATCTCAATCTCTCCTTGTCTCTTCGCATCTGAGCGGCTGCCC from the Terriglobales bacterium genome contains:
- a CDS encoding MmgE/PrpD family protein, which produces MASMTEFITAKRQAETHPAVERIGAFAVAARPEHLATDIRQLFKRNILDSIGCAIAAVAGPSLRALRDQIEEYRAPGRCTLIGGGKT